Proteins co-encoded in one Montipora capricornis isolate CH-2021 chromosome 12, ASM3666992v2, whole genome shotgun sequence genomic window:
- the LOC138026441 gene encoding calmodulin-like protein 3, giving the protein MQAGKSYFNPNVPDVVVKSLFHKYDTDRSGHLGKNEMLKLLKDDLGLKEDEARACVMMVDKDGCGDISFDEFVSWLRTEKGFKNIDDKSRYYKVQKAIELFRQYDKDDSGTIDRDEFKLLFEKFKAGTCNDSQLDSALQTLDTSGDGKISFAEFLAWLNWLPSN; this is encoded by the coding sequence ATGCAGGCAGGAAAGAGTTATTTTAACCCGAATGTACCCGATGTCGTTGTGAAAAGTCTCTTCCATAAATATGACACCGACAGAAGTGGACATCTTGGCAAAAACGAAATgttaaaactgttgaaagatGATTTGGGGTTGAAAGAAGACGAAGCTCGCGCTTGTGTCATGATGGTCGACAAAGATGGTTGTGGCGATATTTCTTTCGATGAGTTTGTGTCGTGGCTTCGCACAGAGAAGGGATTTAAGAACATTGACGACAAATCAAGATATTATAAAGTTCAGAAAGCTATTGAGCTCTTCAGGCAGTACGATAAGGATGACAGCGGAACTATTGATAGAGATGAATTCAAGTTACTGTTCGAGAAATTCAAGGCGGGCACTTGCAACGATTCACAGCTGGATAGCGCTTTGCAAACCTTGGATACCAGCGGAGATGGAAAAATTTCTTTCGCGGAATTCTTGGCATGGTTGAACTGGTTACCAAGTAATTGA